A single window of Candidatus Limnocylindrales bacterium DNA harbors:
- a CDS encoding cytochrome c oxidase subunit 3: MTDSHAATEHRPELLHHFADEEQQRNSASLGMWLFLGTEIMFFGGMFLAYLVYRLNYFTDFAAASSSIKVPLGAINTAVLLCSSLTVVMAVRAAQMGKRKLLI, encoded by the coding sequence GTGACTGATAGCCACGCCGCCACCGAACATCGTCCTGAGTTGCTGCACCACTTCGCCGACGAAGAGCAGCAGAGGAACTCTGCATCGCTGGGGATGTGGCTTTTCCTGGGTACGGAAATCATGTTCTTTGGCGGGATGTTCCTCGCCTATCTGGTGTACCGGCTGAATTATTTCACTGACTTTGCCGCTGCCAGCAGCAGCATCAAGGTCCCTCTCGGCGCGATCAATACCGCAGTGCTACTGTGCAGCAGTCTTACGGTCGTGATGGCGGTGCGTGCCGCGCAGATGGGCAAGCGCAAGCTGCTCATCTG
- a CDS encoding cbb3-type cytochrome c oxidase subunit I, with product MESNERRVTYLNAGHTVKSWLLTVDHKRICILYMISITVMFVIGGLMASAIRAELLTPAGDLLSSDTYNKAFTLHGIVMVFFFLIPSIPATMGNFLIPLMIGAKDVAFPKINLLSWYVYLTGATIALVATATGGLDTGWTLYTPYSTAYATTNVVLPATGIFITGFSSILTGFNFIVTIHKMRAPGLTWFRLPLFIWAMYATSLVMVLGTPVVAITILMAILDRCGFGIFDPTAGGDPVLFQHLFWFYSHPAVYIMILPAMGVISEIIPAFTRKKIFGYGFIAASSLAIAIIGFLVWGHHLFTTTQSMYAAVVFSVLTFAVAVPSAVKTFNWAATLYKGSVSFESPMIFALGFMGLFLIGGLTGLFLAILGLDMHVQDTYFVVAHFHYIMVGGAVMGYMAGMHFYWPKISGRMYPDGWGKLAALIVFVGFNLTFFPQFVLGYMGMPRRYWDYSHSPEFQVLNVLSTAGATILAVGYLLPMVYFLWSMRYGKPAPANPWNASGLEWMTQSPPTTFNFDETPQVTWEAYDYENIPAPAPEEAFGD from the coding sequence ATGGAATCGAACGAGCGCCGCGTCACGTACCTGAACGCCGGGCATACGGTCAAAAGCTGGCTGCTGACGGTCGACCACAAGCGCATCTGCATCCTTTACATGATCTCGATCACGGTCATGTTCGTGATCGGCGGCCTGATGGCGTCGGCGATTCGCGCCGAGCTTCTGACCCCGGCCGGCGATCTGCTGTCGTCGGACACGTACAACAAGGCCTTCACGCTGCACGGCATCGTGATGGTGTTCTTCTTCCTGATTCCGTCGATCCCGGCGACGATGGGCAACTTCCTCATTCCGCTGATGATCGGCGCGAAGGACGTCGCCTTTCCGAAGATCAACCTGCTGAGCTGGTACGTCTACCTGACCGGTGCGACGATCGCGCTGGTGGCAACGGCAACGGGCGGTCTCGACACCGGCTGGACGCTCTATACGCCGTACAGCACCGCATACGCGACGACCAACGTCGTGCTGCCGGCAACGGGCATCTTCATTACCGGCTTCTCGTCGATCCTGACGGGCTTCAACTTCATCGTGACGATCCACAAGATGCGCGCGCCGGGCCTGACGTGGTTCCGGCTGCCGCTGTTCATCTGGGCGATGTACGCGACCAGCCTGGTGATGGTGCTCGGCACGCCGGTGGTCGCGATTACCATTTTGATGGCGATCCTCGATCGCTGCGGCTTCGGCATCTTCGATCCGACCGCCGGCGGCGACCCGGTGCTGTTCCAGCATCTCTTCTGGTTCTACTCGCACCCGGCCGTCTACATCATGATCCTGCCGGCCATGGGCGTGATCTCCGAGATCATCCCGGCCTTCACCCGCAAGAAGATCTTCGGGTACGGGTTCATCGCGGCATCGAGCCTCGCGATTGCGATCATCGGCTTCCTGGTCTGGGGGCATCACCTGTTCACGACCACGCAGTCGATGTACGCCGCGGTGGTGTTCTCGGTGCTGACGTTCGCGGTGGCCGTGCCGTCGGCCGTCAAGACGTTCAACTGGGCCGCGACGCTCTACAAGGGCTCGGTGTCGTTCGAATCGCCGATGATCTTCGCACTCGGCTTCATGGGGCTGTTCCTGATCGGCGGCCTGACCGGGCTGTTCCTTGCGATTCTCGGCCTCGACATGCACGTGCAGGACACCTACTTCGTGGTCGCCCACTTCCACTACATCATGGTCGGCGGGGCGGTGATGGGATACATGGCGGGAATGCACTTCTATTGGCCGAAGATTTCCGGCCGCATGTATCCGGATGGCTGGGGAAAGCTGGCGGCATTGATTGTGTTTGTAGGATTCAATCTCACCTTCTTCCCGCAGTTTGTGCTGGGTTATATGGGAATGCCACGGCGGTATTGGGACTACTCGCACTCTCCGGAGTTTCAGGTGCTGAATGTGCTCTCGACCGCGGGTGCAACCATCCTTGCGGTTGGATACCTGCTGCCGATGGTTTATTTCCTGTGGTCTATGCGTTATGGCAAGCCTGCGCCGGCGAATCCGTGGAACGCTTCCGGGCTCGAGTGGATGACGCAATCTCCGCCAACCACTTTCAATTTTGACGAAACACCGCAGGTAACCTGGGAAGCTTACGACTACGAAAACATTCCTGCGCCCGCGCCTGAGGAGGCTTTTGGTGACTGA
- the coxB gene encoding cytochrome c oxidase subunit II: MFLQLSLFPPQASTNAAEVDLIYVMMVLLCGAVAFAVIAAMIYMGIKYRRTPENLVGADIHGSTALEIVWSIIPFFIVMGIFAWGTSLYFKLEIPPANSMEIFVTGKQWMWKIQHMNGRREINNLHVPIGRPVKLTMASEDVIHSFYVPAFRVKADVVPGRYATMWFEATQTGTFHLFCAEYCGTEHSRMIGSVTVMDAADYEAWLTTGNPSPVEIAAGTAGPASGSAGGASVVQGAAGAAASPVQAGAALFQEKACATCHITTPGGIGPILVGVPGSEVELASGDKVLADDAYLRESILTPLAKVVKGYPPAMPTFGGQLTEEQVMSLIAYIKSLGTSQSAQAHQ, from the coding sequence ATGTTTTTGCAGTTGTCGCTGTTCCCGCCGCAGGCGTCCACGAACGCCGCCGAAGTGGACCTGATCTACGTGATGATGGTCCTGCTTTGCGGGGCGGTCGCCTTCGCCGTCATCGCCGCGATGATCTACATGGGGATCAAGTACCGGCGCACGCCCGAGAATCTCGTCGGCGCGGATATCCACGGCTCGACCGCGCTGGAGATCGTCTGGTCGATCATCCCGTTCTTCATCGTCATGGGCATCTTCGCGTGGGGAACGAGCCTTTACTTCAAGCTCGAGATTCCTCCGGCCAACTCGATGGAAATCTTCGTGACCGGCAAGCAGTGGATGTGGAAGATCCAGCACATGAACGGCCGGCGCGAGATCAACAACCTGCACGTTCCGATCGGCCGCCCGGTCAAGCTGACGATGGCCTCCGAAGACGTGATCCACAGCTTCTACGTGCCGGCGTTCCGCGTGAAGGCCGACGTGGTCCCGGGCCGCTACGCGACGATGTGGTTCGAGGCGACCCAGACCGGAACGTTCCACCTCTTCTGCGCCGAATACTGCGGCACCGAGCACTCGCGCATGATCGGAAGCGTCACCGTCATGGATGCTGCCGACTACGAAGCATGGCTGACGACCGGCAATCCGTCGCCGGTCGAGATCGCCGCGGGTACCGCCGGTCCGGCGTCGGGCTCGGCGGGCGGCGCATCGGTCGTGCAGGGCGCGGCCGGTGCCGCAGCTTCACCCGTGCAGGCGGGGGCCGCGCTGTTTCAGGAGAAGGCATGCGCGACGTGCCACATCACGACGCCCGGCGGCATCGGTCCGATCCTGGTCGGTGTTCCGGGCAGCGAGGTCGAGCTTGCGTCCGGCGACAAAGTGCTTGCGGATGACGCGTATCTTCGCGAGTCCATCCTGACGCCGCTTGCCAAGGTCGTTAAAGGCTACCCGCCGGCGATGCCGACGTTCGGTGGCCAGCTCACAGAGGAACAGGTCATGTCCTTGATCGCATACATCAAGTCTCTCGGCACTTCGCAGAGCGCGCAGGCTCATCAGTGA
- a CDS encoding SCO family protein, with protein sequence MFSPVARRIGVAFVALAVAMPAFAAPIAPAPLGSLDQQANVTPGPLQGVGIEQHLGQSLPLDATFVDDEGKQVRIGDYFGPDKKPAVLAMAYFECPMLCTLVLNGMIKALRPLTFSAASEFDVIVISINPKETPELARQKKAAYVENYGRKGSEGGFHFLTGEEAQIRAVADAVGFHYKFVPATGEYAHAASIYVLTSLGQLSRYFFGVEFSSRDLKLAFVEAADSKIGGLAEQLMLYCYRYDPATGKYSASILALVRLGGIATLLSLAGFIGLSRWRETHPSTSRS encoded by the coding sequence ATGTTTTCGCCTGTCGCCAGACGGATTGGAGTTGCGTTCGTCGCGCTCGCTGTTGCGATGCCGGCGTTCGCCGCTCCGATCGCGCCGGCGCCGCTCGGCTCGCTAGACCAGCAGGCCAACGTCACGCCGGGGCCGCTGCAGGGCGTCGGCATCGAGCAGCACCTCGGCCAGAGCCTGCCGCTGGACGCGACGTTCGTCGACGACGAGGGAAAGCAGGTCCGCATCGGCGACTACTTCGGCCCCGACAAGAAACCGGCTGTGCTCGCGATGGCGTACTTCGAATGCCCGATGCTGTGCACGCTGGTGCTCAACGGCATGATCAAGGCGCTGCGGCCGCTCACGTTCAGCGCGGCGAGCGAGTTTGACGTGATCGTCATCAGCATCAATCCGAAGGAAACGCCCGAGCTCGCGCGCCAGAAGAAGGCCGCCTACGTCGAGAACTACGGACGCAAGGGAAGCGAAGGCGGGTTCCATTTCCTGACCGGTGAGGAGGCGCAGATTCGCGCCGTCGCCGACGCCGTCGGCTTTCACTACAAGTTCGTGCCGGCCACCGGCGAGTACGCGCACGCCGCGTCGATCTACGTGCTGACCAGCCTCGGCCAGCTTTCGCGCTATTTCTTCGGCGTCGAATTCTCGAGCCGCGATCTCAAGCTGGCGTTCGTCGAGGCCGCCGACAGCAAGATCGGCGGGCTCGCCGAGCAGCTGATGCTTTACTGCTACCGCTACGATCCGGCCACGGGCAAGTACAGTGCCTCGATCCTGGCGCTGGTCCGTCTCGGTGGCATCGCGACCCTTCTCTCCCTGGCCGGTTTCATCGGCCTCAGCCGATGGCGCGAGACGCATCCTTCCACTTCGAGGAGCTGA
- a CDS encoding cytochrome c, whose protein sequence is MKQVFSSDLRGLRRGLGRFALALVLAASASACRQDMHDAAKYEPLEKSPFFKDQRASRQLIPGTIARGQLKEDKLLFTGKNGDAISDTFPFPVTAGVLARGRERFNIYCTPCHSRIGDGNGMIAQRGYKHPPSFHDERLRAMVPGYFFQVMTNGFGVMPSYSLQVAAEDRWAIAAYIKALQLSHHASVQDLTSEERVRLDTPEPEPAPAEGAEHGSEHGKEAHGE, encoded by the coding sequence GTGAAGCAGGTTTTCTCTTCGGACCTCCGAGGTCTGCGTCGCGGGCTCGGCCGCTTCGCTCTGGCATTGGTTCTGGCCGCGTCGGCGTCCGCATGCCGCCAGGACATGCATGACGCCGCCAAGTACGAGCCGCTCGAAAAGAGTCCGTTCTTCAAGGACCAGCGCGCGTCGCGGCAGCTCATACCCGGAACGATCGCCCGCGGTCAGCTCAAGGAAGACAAGCTCCTGTTCACCGGCAAGAACGGCGACGCGATCAGCGACACGTTCCCGTTCCCGGTGACGGCCGGCGTGCTCGCGCGCGGCCGCGAACGGTTCAACATCTACTGCACGCCGTGCCACTCGCGCATCGGCGACGGCAACGGAATGATCGCACAGCGCGGCTACAAGCATCCGCCGTCGTTCCACGACGAGCGCCTGCGCGCGATGGTGCCGGGCTACTTCTTCCAGGTCATGACCAACGGATTCGGAGTGATGCCGTCGTATTCGCTTCAGGTTGCGGCCGAGGATCGCTGGGCGATCGCGGCATACATCAAGGCCCTGCAGCTCAGCCATCATGCGAGCGTCCAGGACCTCACGTCCGAGGAGCGCGTGCGGCTCGACACGCCCGAGCCCGAGCCCGCTCCTGCCGAAGGCGCCGAGCACGGCTCCGAGCATGGCAAGGAGGCCCACGGTGAGTGA
- a CDS encoding DUF3341 domain-containing protein: MHAPTHTIHGVMAEFVTPDEFVAALRKIRAAGYTKFDGYSPFPIHEASQAAGLPQNPVALMVLIGGILGGLGGFALATWVSMVGYPVNIGGRPLFSWPAFIPPVFETTVLLASLTAVFGMLAINGLPLLYHPVWNVPAFARASQDRFFVCIEAIDPKFDASSVKTFLAGLGSASVSEVDS; the protein is encoded by the coding sequence ATGCACGCACCAACGCACACCATTCACGGCGTGATGGCCGAGTTCGTGACGCCAGACGAGTTCGTCGCGGCGCTGCGCAAGATCCGCGCGGCCGGCTACACGAAGTTCGACGGCTACAGTCCGTTCCCGATCCACGAAGCCAGCCAGGCGGCCGGGCTTCCGCAGAATCCGGTCGCGCTCATGGTACTGATCGGAGGCATCCTCGGCGGCCTCGGCGGATTCGCGCTGGCAACCTGGGTCAGCATGGTCGGCTATCCGGTCAACATCGGCGGCCGCCCGCTGTTCAGCTGGCCGGCGTTCATCCCGCCGGTTTTCGAAACCACGGTCCTGCTGGCTTCGCTCACTGCCGTCTTCGGCATGCTCGCGATCAACGGCCTTCCGCTGCTGTACCATCCGGTCTGGAACGTGCCGGCCTTCGCGCGCGCGTCGCAGGACCGGTTCTTCGTCTGCATCGAAGCGATCGATCCCAAGTTCGATGCTTCCAGCGTCAAGACCTTCCTTGCCGGCCTCGGCTCGGCCTCGGTGTCGGAGGTCGACTCGTGA
- the nrfD gene encoding NrfD/PsrC family molybdoenzyme membrane anchor subunit, with protein MSTMQNKVQANQVSWSPPVIGAGHDFESVNAGIGDIVLQQRHPDGWWVGFGIGFLLLNVLMMAVTWLFMNGTGIWGVNNPVGWAFAIINFVWWIGIGHAGTLISAILLLLNQDWRTSINRFAEAMTIFAVMCAGMFPVIHTGRPWLAFWLFPYPNSMELWPNFRSPLVWDVFAVSTYATVSILFWFVGLVPDFAMFRDRASSKAMQKIYGVLALGWRGSTLHWDRYETAYLLLAGLSTPLVVSVHSVVSFDFAISLIPGWHATIFPPYFVAGAVYAGFAMVLTIAIPLRVAYDMKDFITDRHLDLMARVMLATGLFVGYGYATEAFMSWYSANSFESFMMTNRMGGPSGWAYWLLILCNGLAIQPLWLKSVRSSAVALFIVSMFVNVGMWLERYVIVVTSLQHDYMLSAWGMYYPTVWDIMTFVGTIGLFVTLIFLFIRFLPVISMFEMRTLVPESELKEGGHH; from the coding sequence ATGTCCACCATGCAGAACAAGGTGCAGGCCAATCAGGTCTCCTGGTCGCCGCCGGTCATCGGAGCCGGCCACGACTTCGAGAGCGTCAACGCCGGCATCGGCGACATCGTCCTCCAGCAGAGGCATCCCGACGGCTGGTGGGTCGGTTTCGGCATCGGATTCCTGCTGCTGAACGTTCTCATGATGGCCGTGACGTGGCTGTTCATGAACGGCACCGGCATCTGGGGCGTCAACAACCCGGTCGGCTGGGCATTCGCGATCATCAACTTCGTCTGGTGGATCGGTATCGGTCACGCCGGAACGCTGATCTCGGCCATCCTTCTGCTGCTCAACCAGGACTGGCGCACGTCGATCAACCGCTTCGCCGAGGCCATGACGATCTTCGCCGTCATGTGCGCCGGAATGTTCCCGGTCATTCACACCGGACGACCGTGGCTCGCATTCTGGCTTTTCCCGTATCCGAACTCGATGGAGCTGTGGCCGAACTTCCGGAGCCCGCTCGTCTGGGACGTCTTCGCGGTTTCGACGTACGCCACGGTCTCGATCCTGTTCTGGTTCGTCGGCCTGGTGCCCGACTTCGCGATGTTCCGCGACCGCGCGAGCAGCAAGGCCATGCAGAAGATCTACGGCGTGCTCGCGCTCGGCTGGCGCGGTTCGACGCTGCACTGGGATCGCTACGAGACGGCGTACCTGCTGCTCGCCGGCCTGTCGACGCCGCTGGTCGTCTCGGTGCACAGCGTCGTGTCGTTCGACTTCGCGATTTCGCTGATCCCGGGCTGGCACGCGACGATCTTCCCGCCGTACTTCGTGGCCGGCGCCGTCTATGCCGGATTCGCGATGGTGCTCACCATCGCGATTCCGCTTCGCGTCGCTTACGACATGAAGGACTTCATCACCGACCGCCACCTCGACCTGATGGCGCGCGTGATGCTCGCGACCGGCCTGTTCGTCGGTTACGGGTACGCCACCGAAGCGTTCATGTCGTGGTACAGCGCCAACTCGTTCGAATCGTTCATGATGACCAACCGCATGGGCGGACCGTCGGGATGGGCGTACTGGCTGCTGATCCTCTGCAACGGCCTCGCGATCCAGCCGCTGTGGCTGAAGAGCGTACGCTCGAGCGCGGTCGCGCTGTTCATCGTCTCGATGTTCGTCAACGTCGGCATGTGGCTCGAGCGTTACGTGATCGTCGTGACGAGCCTGCAGCACGACTACATGCTGTCGGCCTGGGGCATGTACTACCCCACGGTGTGGGACATCATGACGTTCGTCGGCACGATCGGCCTGTTCGTGACGCTGATCTTCCTGTTCATCCGCTTCCTGCCGGTGATCTCGATGTTCGAGATGCGGACTCTCGTCCCCGAATCCGAGCTGAAGGAGGGGGGACATCACTGA
- a CDS encoding TAT-variant-translocated molybdopterin oxidoreductase: MGFDPTAPEYDLSELREKLRNQTGRTFWQSLEEVADTQEFRDYLHAEFPAAVDSLTSSLDRRQFLKLMGASLAMSGLAACTKQPLEKILPYVKQPEELLPGQPLYYATAYSVGRSAFPVLVESHMGRPTKIEGNPEHPASLGSTNVQMQASVLDLYDPDRSQAIVRAGQSLPWENFASDVAALVEKQKATQGAGLRFLTEPSISPTFAATMKKVLTALPQAHWHQWEPIGRENEREGSDLAFGRIVDARYDFRTADVVVSFDGDFLAEGAGQIRYAKDFISRRKVDDKSLKMNRLYVVESTPTVTGGKADHRLPLSPSHVTAAIRMLAAELGLDVARPKGFDANAEAWIKAVAKDLTAHKGTGLVLAGASQDPAVHALCHTINNKLGNAGRTVLYTEPAEEMAPAPADGLAALVTEMQAGKVEALIILGGNPVYDAPADLDFAGALTKVPTTVHLSAYNDETSRVCLWHLPASHYLESWGDLRTWDGTVTIQQPLIEPLYSGRTALEVVGLFAGEAGKSDHDRIVEHWKQSMSGGDFETFWNRSVHDGFVPATQRADLGLTPRSDLGTYLAQLPAVTVSDGLEIAFRPDPSVHDGRFANNGWLQELPRPWSRLVWDNAVLVAPSLASKMNLANGDVVSVGLGAASVDGPVWILPGMAPNTVSVQLGYGRALAGHVGTAVGFNAYQLRTSKNPWSASGVTLRKTGSVASLVTTQTHHRMEGRDLFRQDDIESFRRNPAGEHHHHPTESMYADWRYDGYAWGMTIDLAACIGCNTCTIACQAENNIAVVGKAQCERGREMHWIRVDRYFGGDLETPSLHNQPVPCMQCEKAPCEVVCPVNATNHSSEGLNDMVYNRCVGTRYCANNCPYKVRRFNFLLYTDWNTETLKMQRNPDVTVRSRGVMEKCTYCVQRIALTRSAARRDGRAVRDGEIVPACAQACPTDAIVFGDINNKTSQVSRLKASPRNYTLLAELGTKPRTSYLADVFNPNPEITALFPAVEEEVRSHA, from the coding sequence ATGGGTTTCGACCCCACAGCACCCGAGTACGATCTCTCGGAACTTCGCGAGAAGCTGCGCAATCAGACCGGTCGCACGTTCTGGCAGAGCCTCGAGGAAGTGGCCGACACGCAAGAGTTCCGCGACTACCTGCACGCGGAGTTTCCGGCCGCCGTCGATTCGCTGACCTCCAGTCTCGATCGCCGCCAGTTCCTCAAGCTGATGGGCGCATCGCTGGCGATGTCGGGCCTTGCCGCCTGCACCAAGCAGCCGCTCGAGAAGATTCTCCCTTACGTCAAGCAGCCGGAAGAGCTGCTGCCCGGCCAGCCTCTCTACTACGCGACCGCCTATTCGGTCGGCCGCTCGGCATTTCCCGTGCTCGTCGAGAGCCACATGGGAAGGCCGACCAAGATCGAGGGAAACCCCGAGCATCCCGCGAGCCTCGGTAGCACCAACGTGCAGATGCAGGCGAGCGTGCTCGATCTGTATGATCCCGACCGTTCGCAGGCGATCGTGCGCGCAGGCCAGAGCCTGCCGTGGGAGAATTTCGCGAGCGACGTCGCTGCGCTGGTCGAAAAGCAGAAGGCCACGCAGGGTGCGGGGCTTCGTTTCCTGACCGAGCCGTCGATCTCGCCCACGTTCGCCGCGACCATGAAGAAAGTGCTGACGGCGCTTCCGCAGGCGCACTGGCACCAGTGGGAGCCGATCGGCCGCGAGAACGAGCGCGAAGGCTCCGACCTCGCGTTCGGCCGCATCGTCGACGCGCGCTACGACTTCCGCACGGCGGACGTCGTCGTCTCCTTCGACGGCGATTTCCTCGCCGAAGGCGCCGGGCAGATCCGTTACGCGAAGGACTTCATCTCGCGCCGCAAGGTCGACGACAAGTCGCTCAAGATGAACCGGCTTTACGTCGTCGAATCGACGCCGACGGTCACCGGCGGAAAAGCCGACCATCGCCTGCCGCTGTCGCCGTCGCACGTGACGGCGGCGATCCGCATGCTGGCTGCCGAGCTCGGCCTCGACGTCGCACGTCCGAAAGGCTTCGACGCGAACGCGGAGGCCTGGATCAAGGCCGTCGCCAAGGATCTGACCGCGCACAAGGGAACCGGCCTCGTTCTGGCCGGTGCATCGCAGGATCCTGCCGTGCACGCGCTCTGCCACACGATCAACAACAAGCTCGGCAATGCCGGCCGCACGGTGCTCTATACCGAGCCGGCCGAAGAGATGGCTCCCGCTCCGGCCGACGGCCTCGCGGCGCTCGTCACCGAGATGCAGGCCGGCAAGGTCGAGGCGCTCATCATCCTCGGCGGCAATCCGGTGTACGACGCTCCGGCCGATCTCGATTTTGCCGGCGCGCTGACGAAGGTGCCGACGACCGTGCATCTTTCGGCGTACAACGACGAAACCTCGCGCGTCTGTCTCTGGCATCTTCCGGCATCTCACTATCTCGAGAGCTGGGGCGACCTTCGCACGTGGGACGGAACGGTGACGATCCAGCAGCCGCTGATCGAGCCTCTGTATTCCGGACGCACCGCGCTCGAAGTCGTGGGGCTGTTCGCCGGGGAAGCCGGCAAGAGCGACCACGACCGCATCGTCGAGCACTGGAAACAGTCGATGAGCGGCGGCGATTTCGAAACCTTCTGGAACCGGTCCGTGCACGACGGCTTCGTACCGGCCACGCAGCGCGCCGATCTCGGCCTGACTCCGCGCTCGGACCTCGGGACCTACCTCGCACAGCTGCCGGCAGTGACTGTCTCCGACGGACTGGAGATCGCGTTCCGTCCGGATCCGAGCGTCCACGACGGCCGTTTCGCGAACAACGGCTGGCTGCAGGAGCTTCCGCGTCCGTGGTCGCGACTGGTCTGGGACAACGCGGTGCTGGTTGCGCCGTCGCTCGCGTCGAAAATGAATCTGGCCAACGGCGACGTCGTCTCGGTCGGGCTCGGCGCAGCCTCGGTCGACGGGCCGGTATGGATCCTGCCGGGCATGGCGCCGAATACCGTCTCGGTGCAGCTCGGTTACGGACGCGCGCTGGCCGGACACGTCGGCACGGCGGTCGGCTTCAACGCGTACCAGCTGCGCACGTCGAAGAATCCGTGGTCGGCTTCCGGCGTCACGCTGCGCAAGACCGGCAGCGTCGCGTCGCTCGTCACCACGCAGACCCATCACCGCATGGAAGGCCGCGACCTTTTCCGCCAGGACGACATCGAATCGTTCCGCAGGAATCCGGCCGGCGAGCATCACCACCATCCCACCGAATCGATGTACGCCGACTGGCGCTATGACGGTTACGCGTGGGGCATGACGATCGATCTTGCCGCCTGCATCGGCTGCAACACCTGCACGATCGCATGCCAGGCCGAGAACAACATCGCCGTGGTCGGAAAGGCCCAGTGCGAGCGCGGCCGCGAGATGCACTGGATCCGCGTCGACCGTTACTTCGGCGGCGATCTCGAGACCCCGTCGCTGCACAACCAGCCGGTCCCGTGCATGCAGTGCGAGAAGGCCCCGTGCGAAGTGGTCTGTCCGGTCAACGCGACCAACCACAGCAGCGAAGGCCTGAACGACATGGTCTACAACCGCTGCGTCGGCACGCGGTACTGCGCGAACAACTGCCCGTACAAGGTCCGTCGCTTCAACTTCCTGCTGTACACCGACTGGAACACCGAGACGCTCAAGATGCAGCGCAACCCGGACGTGACGGTGCGCAGCCGAGGTGTCATGGAGAAGTGCACGTACTGCGTGCAGCGCATCGCGCTGACGCGCAGCGCCGCACGTCGTGACGGCCGCGCCGTGCGCGACGGCGAGATCGTGCCGGCGTGCGCGCAGGCATGCCCGACCGACGCCATTGTCTTCGGCGACATCAACAACAAGACCTCGCAGGTCTCGCGCCTCAAGGCGAGCCCGCGCAACTACACGCTGCTCGCCGAGCTCGGCACCAAGCCGCGCACGTCGTACCTTGCCGATGTCTTCAATCCGAACCCGGAAATCACAGCGCTCTTTCCTGCGGTCGAAGAAGAAGTACGGAGCCACGCCTGA
- a CDS encoding cytochrome c3 family protein: protein MAQVFKPSSNTYFRVVLATVGLLGGVAFAGLYEFNSLELVTRNREALEQPVQFSHKHHNGELGIDCRYCHLSVEKSTFAGIPPTQVCMNCHSQMWKDAPILEPVRSSFRTGESLEWTRVHDLPDFVYFNHAAHLAKGVGCASCHGDVTKMNLTYSVAPLTMGWCLDCHRNPASAIRPKAKLFDTTWRAEDEHDENGEKMSQQEIGAKLVKEYHVEPRTDCSTCHR from the coding sequence ATGGCCCAGGTCTTCAAGCCGAGCAGCAATACCTACTTCCGTGTAGTTCTCGCCACCGTTGGCCTGCTGGGCGGCGTCGCCTTCGCGGGGCTCTACGAGTTCAACTCGCTGGAGCTCGTCACGCGCAACCGGGAGGCGCTCGAGCAGCCGGTCCAGTTCAGCCACAAGCACCACAACGGCGAGCTCGGGATCGACTGCCGCTACTGCCACCTGTCGGTCGAGAAATCGACGTTCGCGGGCATCCCGCCGACGCAGGTCTGCATGAACTGCCATTCGCAGATGTGGAAGGACGCGCCGATTCTCGAGCCGGTGCGCTCGAGCTTCCGCACCGGCGAGTCGCTCGAGTGGACGCGCGTCCACGATCTTCCCGATTTCGTCTACTTCAATCACGCGGCCCATCTCGCCAAAGGCGTCGGGTGCGCGAGCTGCCACGGCGACGTCACGAAGATGAACCTGACGTATTCGGTGGCGCCCCTGACGATGGGATGGTGCCTCGACTGTCATCGCAATCCGGCAAGCGCCATCCGTCCGAAAGCCAAGCTGTTCGACACCACGTGGCGGGCCGAGGACGAGCATGACGAGAACGGCGAGAAAATGAGCCAGCAGGAGATCGGAGCGAAGCTGGTCAAAGAATATCACGTCGAGCCGCGCACCGACTGCTCGACGTGTCACCGCTGA